In Massilia sp. METH4, the genomic window GACGCTGGACGATGCGGCCGGCGAAGCCTTCGACAAGTCGGCCAAGCTGCTGGGCCTGGGTTACCCGGGCGGCCCGGCCATTTCGCGGCTGGCCGAATTCGGCGACCCGGCCGCGTACAAGCTGCCGCGGCCCATGCTGCACTCGAAGGACTTGAATTTCAGCTTTTCCGGGCTGAAGACGGCCGTGCTGACCGTGGTGAAGAACCAGGGCGCGGCCAATGTGTGCGAACAGGACAAGGCCAACATCGCACGCGGCTTCGTGGACGCGATCGTGGACGTGCTGGTGGCCAAGTGCGTGGCCGCCCTGAAGCAGACCGGGCTGAAGCGCCTGGTCATTGCCGGCGGCGTGGGCGCGAACAGCCAGCTGCGCGCCGCGTTGAACGCGGCGGCGGCGAAGAAGCGTTTCCGTGTGTACTACCCCGAGCTGGAGTTCTGCACCGATAACGGCGCGATGATTGCCTTTGCCGGCGCCATGCGACTGTCGATCAATCCCGGCGCCGCCCGGCGCGAGTATGCGTTCAATGTGCGCCCGCGCTGGCCGCTGGATGAATTACGGGTGATCTGAAACGAGGATGGTGGGCAGGACGGCGGCTCAAGCGCCGAGCAGGACTGCCGCCAACCCCACCAGGGCCAGCAGCCCGCCGGCCGCGACGACGCCGGTTTTCGCGTGTTTCTTGCGCATATCCTCCATGCGCTCGGCGCGCGCCGGCTTGGATGACTCGCGCTCGTGCTCGCGTTCTCGTGGCGCGGGCTTGGCTGGGGAAACCGATTCGCTCATGATGCACTCCTGTGGGGATTTGTCTATACGAGACAATGTAGCAGCAATTGGCGTGCCATGGCCACGATTTTGAAACGGTCGTGGTCGCATTGACAATGGCCGAGTCTGCTTCCGCGTATCCTTAATGCATCTCCTGCGGCAGCGCTTCGCCGCACGCCTTGCAGAACCGCGCACCGGCTTCATGACCGGGCGCATGGCAACGGGTGCAGACACGCCCGGTGAGCGCCCGCATGCCGCGCTGGTGCGTGATCTCCGAACTGATGATCCCGGTCGGCACGGCCAGGATGCCCCAGCCCAGCAGCATCATGAACGAGGCGATCGCGCGGCCGATATCCGTCTTCGGCACCAGGTCGCCGAAGCCGACCGTGGTCACGGTGGCGATGGCCCAGTACACCGCGGTCGGGATGCTCGTGAAGCCGTGCTGCGGCCCTTCGACCACGTACATTACCGTGCCCAGCAGGAACACGATCATGAACACGACGGACAGGAAGATCAGGATCTTGCGGCGGCTGGCCAGCAGCGCATTGCCCAGCATGCCATATTCCTGGATGTACTGCGTCAGCTTCAGGATGCGGAAGATGCGCAGCAGCCGCAGGATCCGCACATCCAGCAGCACGTGCGAGCCGGGAATGAACAGCGAAACATAGCTGGGCACCACCGACATCAGGTCGATGATGCCGAAAAAGCTGCGCGCATAACGGTCGGGCCGCCGCACGCACAGGAGCCGGCCGATGTATTCGACCGTGAACAGGAAGGTGAAGATCCATTCCGAAATGAACAGCCAGTGGCCGTAGGACTTCGCGACGGACTCGATCGATGTCAGCACCACCGTGACGACCGACAGCACGATGGCACCGATCAGCACCAGGTCGAAGATCTGCCCCTTGCGCGTATGCGATTCGAAGATGACTTCGTACAGTTCCTCGCGCCAGCCGCCCTCGGGCTTGCCGAAGCGCTGGTTCGGGTCGGCCGATTGCTCGGGCGGCGCGGGAGCCTTGGACGGACGGACGTTCATGGGGCGTTCAGTGTAGCGCGAGCCCCAGCAGGTCGGCGCGCGGATACGCCCAGCGCGGCACATTGCCGCAGGGTTCACGGCTGGCCGCGGCAATGTCCATCGTCGTGAAATTGCCGCGCGGGGTGGCGGAGAAGCGCAGGTCGCTGGCCACCTCGGCATCGACCGCCGGCATGCGCGCAAAGCGCAGCCAGGCGTTCACATGGCAATCGGTCTTCGCCAGCGTGCGCAGCGTGGCGAGGTTGCCCTGCCATTCGGAAGCCAGGCCGACGCCGGTGGACGCCGTGGCGCGGTCCGCCGGATCGAGGAACGCCGCCGGGCATTGCCCGAGCACGCCCGGCGCCAGGTTCAGCGAGCCGCGCCGCAGCCGGTAGCTGCCCTGCGTGGCGTTTTCCTCGACGGCCACGAAGGACCAGCACAGCGGCTGGGCCGGGAATGCCGTCATCGCCACGTCCAGCACGCGCGAAGCCGGGTCGATGGCGTGCAAGGCCGCTTCGACCCGCGCCCGGCCAAGCGACGACGCGCCTCCCTGCACCGCGATGAAGCCCACGCACACCAGCGCGGACAGCGCCAGCGCGC contains:
- the tsaD gene encoding tRNA (adenosine(37)-N6)-threonylcarbamoyltransferase complex transferase subunit TsaD, whose translation is MIVLGVESSCDETGLALYDTRRGLLSHALHSQVAMHEEYGGVVPELASRDHIRRAIPLLQQTLQGAGIAAADVDAIAYTQGPGLAGALLVGSSIACSLGLALDKPVLGIHHLEGHLLSPLLASDPPEFPFVALLVSGGHTQLMRVDGVGQYELLGETLDDAAGEAFDKSAKLLGLGYPGGPAISRLAEFGDPAAYKLPRPMLHSKDLNFSFSGLKTAVLTVVKNQGAANVCEQDKANIARGFVDAIVDVLVAKCVAALKQTGLKRLVIAGGVGANSQLRAALNAAAAKKRFRVYYPELEFCTDNGAMIAFAGAMRLSINPGAARREYAFNVRPRWPLDELRVI
- a CDS encoding ion transporter, with protein sequence MNVRPSKAPAPPEQSADPNQRFGKPEGGWREELYEVIFESHTRKGQIFDLVLIGAIVLSVVTVVLTSIESVAKSYGHWLFISEWIFTFLFTVEYIGRLLCVRRPDRYARSFFGIIDLMSVVPSYVSLFIPGSHVLLDVRILRLLRIFRILKLTQYIQEYGMLGNALLASRRKILIFLSVVFMIVFLLGTVMYVVEGPQHGFTSIPTAVYWAIATVTTVGFGDLVPKTDIGRAIASFMMLLGWGILAVPTGIISSEITHQRGMRALTGRVCTRCHAPGHEAGARFCKACGEALPQEMH